The Leifsonia poae region ACCTTCATGTGCATCGGGTCGAGCAGGCTCCACAGAGTGTAGACCGCAGCCGACAGGAGGAAGAAGATCGCGAGGATCCAGAAGAGGATGGCGTTTGCTCTCATGGGCTACTTCACCTTGTCGTCTGCGAGGTCGAGAACGGGGCTGTCCGGGGCGTCCTTGCCGCCGCCGACGCCGATGGGGATACCGGCTTCGGGGTGGTTCAGGTCGAACGCGGGCGACTCGCTACGGATGCGCGGGATCGACGTGAAGTTGTGGCGCGGCGGCGGGCAGCTGGTCGCCCACTCGAGCGAACGGCCGTAGCCCCAGGGGTCGTTGACCGTGACCTTGGGAGCGTTGCGCGCCGTCAGGTACACGTTCACGAAGAACGGGATCATCGAGATCGCCAGGATTGCGGCGCCGACAGAGGAGAGCTGATTCATCCAGGTGAAACCGTCGCTCGGCAGATAGGTGGCGTACCGACGGGGCATGCCGACGACGCCGAGCCAGTGCTGCACGAGGAACGTGGTGTGGAAGCCGATGAACAGCAGCCAGAAGTGCCACTTGCCCAGCCTGTCGTTCAGCATCTTGCCCGTCCACTTGGGCCACCAGAAGTAGAAGCCGGCGAACATCGCGAACACGACGGTGCCGAAGACGACGTAGTGGAAGTGGGCGACGACGAAGTACGTGTCGGAGACGTGGAAGTCGAGCGGCGGCGAGGCGAGGATCACTCCGGTGAGGCCACCGAAGGTGAACGTGATGAGGAAGCCGATCGACCACAGCATCGGCGATTCGAAGGTGAGCGAACCGCGCCACATCGTGCCGATCCAGTTGAAGATCTTCACGCCGGTCGGAACCGCGATGAGCATGGTCATCAGCGAGAACCAGGGCAGCAGCACCGAGCCGGTCACGTACATGTGGTGCGCCCACACCGTGACGGAGAGGGCCGCGATCGAGATCGTCGCGTAGATGAGGGTCTTGTACCCGAAGATCGGCTTGCGGCTGAAGACCGGGAAGATCTCCGAGACGATTCCGAAGAACGGGAGCGCGATGATGTAGACCTCGGGGTGGCCGAAGAACCAGAACAGGTGCTGCCACAGCAGCGCTCCGCCGTTCGCCGCGTCGTAGATGTGCGCGTCGAACACACGGTCGGCAGCGAGGCCGAACAGCGCGGCCGCCAGCACCGGGAACGCCATCAGCACGAGGATCGAGGTGACGAGCGCGTTCCAGGTGAAGATCGGCATGCGGAACATGGTCATACCGGGCGCACGCATCGTGATGATCGTGGTGATGAAGTTGACCGCACCGAGGATGGTTCCGAAACCGGAGAGGGCCAGTCCCACCACCCAGAGGTTGCCTCCGATACCGGGTGAGAACGTCGTACTCGAGAGCGGCGCGTAGGCGAACCAACCGAACGAGGCGGCACCCTGCGGGGTGAGGAAGCCGGCGACGGCGATGAGGCTACCGAACGAGTAGAACCAGTAGGCCAACGCGTTCAACCGGGGGAACGCCACATCGGGTGCACCGATCTGCAGCGGCATCAGCACGTTCACGAAGCCGGCGAACAGTGGCGTCGCGAACATCAGCAGCATGATCGTGCCGTGCATGGTGAACAGCTGGTTGTACTGCTCTTTCGTCTGGACGACCTCCAGACCCGGCTCGAAGAGCTGGGCGCGGATGATGAGTGCCATCACGCCGCCGATGAGGAAGTAGATGAACGACGTGATCAGGTACATGTACCCGATCGTCTTGTGGTCGGTCGACGTGATGTAGTTCACGAGGATGTTGCCCTTGCGCTCCACAGTGCTCGAGCCGAGCGGCGCTGCCGCCTGAGGCGCGGGCGCGGTGGTCGCCGCGGGAGCCGGTGCTGTCGTCGTCATTCGTGGATGCCCTACTCGTTACCCTTGGGAGCGCCCGTGCCGGGCAGGTTGGTGTTGCGGTCGTACTCGGAGCCGAGCTGGCCCTCGTACCCCTGGTCGCGCAGGCTCTTGATGTGGGCCTCGTATTCCGCCTGCGGCACGATCTTCAGATTGAAGAGCATGGCCGAGTGATACTCGCCGCAGAGCTCGGCGCACTTGCCGACGAAGGTGCCGGTGCGGCCCGTCGTCTCGAAGTACATCTTGTTGGTCTGGCCCGGGATGATGTCTTTCTTGTAGAGCATCGCGGGAACCCAGAACGAGTGGATCACATCTCGGGAGTCGAGCAGAATGGTGATCTTCTTGTTCTCCGGCAGATACAGGGTGGGGATCTCCCCCTCTTGAACCGCACCGGGCGTCGCGCTCGAGTCGTCCGGCTGAACCTGGATGCCCGGGTCGTACACATCGTCGTTCGTGTAGTTGAAGTCCCACGCCCACTGCTTCGCGTAGACCTGGATGGTGAGGTCGGGATGCGCGTACGGCTTCTCGATCGCATCCTGGTCACGGGCGGTGAAGGCGAAGAATCCGAGAACCAGGATGAGCGGCACGATCGTGTAGAAGATCTCGATCGGCATGTTGTAGCGCATCTGCACAGGGAGTCCGGTCTGACCCTTGCGGCGGCGGTACACGATCACCGCGAAGATGATCAGGCCCCAGACGATCACGCCGACGATCAGAAGCACCAGCCAGCTGGTGACCCAGAGGCCGCTGACCCGCTCCGTGTGGTTGGTGACGGGCTCTTTGCCTTCGACGAAGCCGGGCAGGAATCCGTTCAGCTGGGCCTGCGTGCAGCCCGCAAGGACGATTGCGAGTGTCGCTGCGATCGGGATAGCAGCCCATCGGAGACGGCGATTGTGACGCACCGGTGACCTTTCAGAGACTCATGGACAGTTCACATTCAACTGTATTTGACCGTTACCACCCTACTCCGCCGCACGCGCCGGAACGAACCAGAAAGGGCCGCCCAATCGGGCGGCCCTTTCTGTATTTCTGTGCTACAGCGCGGGTCGGCTCAGTGGAACGAGTCCCCACAGGCGCAGCTTCCGCCCGCGTTGGGGTTGTCGATGGTGAACCCCTGCTTCTGGATGGTGTCTTCGAAGTCGATCGAGGCGCCGTCGAGGTACGGAACGCTCATCTTGTCGACGATCACCTCGACGCCGTCGAAATCGACCGTCGCATCGCCGTCGAGCATGCGCTCGTCGAAGTACAGCTGGTAGATCAGGCCGGAGCATCCACCGGGCTGGACGGCGACGCGCAGACGCAGGTCGTCGCGGCCCTCCTGCTCGAGCAGGGTGCGGACCTTGGTGGCGGCGGTGTCGGTGAGCCCGACGCCGTGCGCCTTCGAGGCGGTCAGTGTTGTGTCGGTCATGGCACTCCTCACACAGGTGCGGTTGGGTCGATCAAGAAAATCTGGGTCGATTCTACGTTGGAAAACCGGGAACGACCCGAGTTCATTCCTGGCGGCTCATTCCGATCGTCGATCGAGGCGAGCCAGCAGCAGGGCCTCCGCCAGGATCGCCCGCTTGAAAACACCGAGGTGGAGCGATTCGTTGGGGCTGTGCGCGCGGGTGTCGGGGTCTTCGACCCCGGTCACCAGGATCTGTGCGTCGGGGAACTCGCGCACGAGGTCGGCGATGAACGGGATGGACCCGCCGACGCCGGTCTCGACCGCGTCTTTGCCCCACGCATCCGTCATCGCCCGCTTGGCCTCGGAGGCCGCCCAGCCGTCGGTGTCGACGAGGAAGGCGTCCCCGGTGTCGACGTCGTCGATCTCGAGGTGCGCGCCGAACGGCGCATTGGCGCGAAGGTGCCGTTCGAGCGCTTTGTAAGCGTCGGACGCGGCCTGCCCAGGGGCGACCCGCGCGCTGATGCGCACGGCAACGCTCGGCAGCAGAGTGTTGGAGGCGTTGGCGACGCTGGGTGCGTCGATGCCCGTGACGGTCACCGTCGGCTTCGACCACATCCGCGACAGGATGGGTCCGGTGCCGATCGAGGTCACACCGTCGAGCAGAGCGGCCTCCTCCCGGAATTGCTCCTCCGAACGCACGGGCGGCTCGGCGGCATCGGTGCGCTCCGTCAAACCGTCGACGGCGACCGAGCCGTCCTCGTCGTGCAGGGTGGCAAGCAGTCTGACCATGGCGAGCATCGCATCCGGGGCCGCGCCACCGAACATCCCGGAGTGCGAAGCGTGCGCGAGGGTTGAGACGGTGAGCTTGAAGGTCACGTTCCCGCGCAGCGAGACGGTGAGGGCCGGCGTGTCGATATCGACGTTGTCCGAGTCGGCGACGACGATCACATCGGCTTTCAGCTCGGCCTTGTTCTGGTCGAGGAAGTTCGCGAACGAGCGGGAGCCGAACTCCTCCTCCCCCTCGATGAAGACGGCGAGCCCCAGATCGAAGTCCGGTCCGAGCGCGCCGACCAGCGCGCGCACGCTCGCGACATGCGCCATCACACCCGCCTTGTCGTCGGCCGCACCGCGCCCGTAGAGGCGGTCACCGCGCACGGTCGGCTCGAACGGCCGGGTCTGCCAGTCCTCATCCTTGCCCGGGGGCTGCACATCGTGGTGCGCGTAGAGGAGCACGGTCGGCCGACCGTTCCGCGCGGCTCGCGTGGCGAGAACCGCCGGCTGCCCGAGCTCGGCCCCACCGCCGATCGGGGCCTGCCGGATGCTGACGCTCTCGAACGCACCGGTCGCCTCGAGCAGACCGGCGACCGCGGCGGCGCTGGCCGCGACCTGCGCCGGATCGAAGGCAGACCACGACACCGAAGGGAGACGGACGAGCGCCCCCAGATCCGCGATCGCGGACGGCAGACCCTGCTCGACCCCGGCGCGGATGCGCGCCTCGGCTTCTGCGGATTCGGTGGGGGACGCAAGTTGATGGTTCGTCATGACGGTAATCTTAAGTGGACCCCCCGATCGAAGGCTTAACGTTGGCAAAACGAGACAACCCGGACACCAGTGACGCGGCAGACCACGTCATTGAGACCGCAGAAGAGACCGCCGAGCGGCTGGCGCAGGGCAAGGGCGCCCCGACGCCGACCCGTCGCGAGCAGGAAGCCGCTCGAAAGCGGCCTCTGGTGCCCACCGATCGCAAGGAGGCCGCACGCCAGGCGCGTGCGAAGACCACCGAGGCCAGGGAGAAGGCGCGCGTCGGCATGGCCGCCGGCGACGACCGCTACCTCACGGCCCGTGACAAGGGCCCACAGCGGCGTTATGTGCGCGACTACGTCGACGCGCGGTTCAACATCGGCGAGTTCCTCATCCCCGTGATGCTGCTGGTGATCGTGCTCTCATTCCTGCCCGGATACTTCCAGGTGTACGGGCTGCTCGCGCTGTGGGGGTTCTTCCTCGTCGCGGTGATCGACTGCTTCATCCTCGGCTTCCTCGTGCGCCGCAAGCTCGGCGCGAAGTTCGGCGTCTCGAAGGTGGAACGCGGCGTGCGCTGGTACGCGGCGATGCGCGCCCTGCAGTTGCGCGTCATCCGTCTGCCGAAGCCGCAGGTCAAGCGCGGCCAGTTCCCCAGCTGACGTGACGATCGTCGCAGCAGCGGACGGCTCCGCACTCGGCAACCCCGGTCCCGCCGGATGGGCGTGGTACGTGGATGACGCCACCTGGGCGGCCGGTGGCTGGCCGCACGGCACCAACAATCAGGGCGAGCTCATGGCGGTGGTCGACCTGCTCGAATCGACCGCCCACGTCGACGACGATCTCCGCATCCTCTGCGATAGCCAGTACGTCATCAACGCGGTCACCAAATGGATGCCCGGGTGGAAGCGCAAAGGCTGGCGCAAGGCCGACGGCTCCCCCGTTCTCAACCGGGAGCTGCTCGAACGCCTCGATCGCGCCACCCAGGGGCGCCGATACACCTTCGAGTGGGTCAAAGGGCACGCCGGCCACGACCTCAACGAGGCGGCGGATGTGCGAGCCCGAGCCGTGGCCACCGCTTACCAGAACGACGCCCCGATCCCGATCGGCCCGGGCTGGCCAGGCGCGATCCGTGCCGACGCGAACGGGGAGGTCATCGAGGGCCCCCATGCCGGCGCCCCCACACAGTCCGACGTGACCTCGGTGCCGGCTGCGACCGCGGTCGAGCTCGACCTTTTCGGCGACGACCTGCTCGCCGACGAATCCGACGCCGAGATCGTGACCCGCCTGGAACGCGAGCTCCAAGAGGTGGCCGTGCGAGCGGACTCCTCACGGGTCGCCGCGATTCTGCACCCGGCCTTCGAGGAGATCGGCCGCTCGGGCCGGCTCTGGGGGCGTGATGCGACGCTGCAGGCGCTGGCGGCCGAAGAAGACCCGTCTCCGGTCACTTTCGAGGTGCTGGGCGTCGACCGTGTCGCCGGAGACACCATTCTCCTGACGACCCGCACGACGGATGCCCGTGGCAGCGCCCTCCGCAGCTCGCTGTGGCTGCGCACGGACGGGCGCTGGCGCATCCGGTTCCACCAGGGGACACCCGAGGCCGAATAGGCCGGCTCCCCGCCCTGGCCTCAGCGGTTCGCGAGCCCGCGGTTGATCTGTCGCGCCCAGAGCGGGCCGAGGTAGAGGAATGCGGTGTAGCCCTGCACCAGAGTGGCTCCCGCGTCGAGGCGTGCCCGCACATCCGCCGCCGTCTCGACCCCGCCGACCGAGATCACACACAGCTCGGCGGGCACCTGCGAACGGATCAGCCGCAGCACCTCCAGCGAACGAGCGGCGAGCGGCGCACCCGAGAGCCCGCCGGCTCCGGCCGTCTCGACGACGGCCGAATCGGTTCGCAGCCCCTCGCGGGAGATCGTGGTGTTCGTCGCGATGATGCCGGCCAGGCCGATCCGCACCACCAGCTCGGCGATCTTCTGCACCTGGTCGTCGGTGAGGTCGGGCGCGATCTTCACCAGCAGTGGGGTACCGCCGGCGACACCCTTCACCGCCTCCAGCAGCGGCGCGAGCAGATCGAGCTCTTGCAGACCGCGGAGACCCGGCGTGTTCGGCGAGCTCACGTTGACCACCAGATAGTCGGCAACGGGGGCGAGAGCGCGCGCGCTGTCGAGGTAGTCGGCCGTCGCATCCTCGACCGCGACGACACGGCTCTTGCCGATGTTAATGCCCAGCACCGGTCGAACCCGTTTGGCCGCTGTCGTGGCGAGACGCGACGCCGCAGCGTTCGCACCGTGGTTGTTGAATCCCATCCGGTTGATGACGGCACGATCCGGGATCAGACGGAACAGCCGGGGCTTCTCGTTGCCCGGCTGAGCCTGAGCGGTGAGCGTGCCGACCTCGACGTGGCCGAAGCCGAGTTGGCCGAGACCGATGACGCCCTCGCCGTCTTTGTCGAAACCGGCCGCGACACCGAACGGTGAATCGAAGCGGAGACCGAGCGCGTCGACCGCCAGCGAGGGATCGGGCCGGGTGAAACGGCGGACGAGGCGACCGAAGCCGAGGGCCGGGAGCGCCCGGATGACGAGGAACGCCAGGTGGTGTGCGCGCTCAGGGTCGAGCTTCGAGAGGACGAGGGTGAAGAGTGTGCGATACATGCCTGTAGAAGATTACCGGCCCGCGCTCGACTCCGGTGTCACGCCTCCGCGTCGACCGGCGTGCTGTGGTGCTCGATGCGCAATTGACGAATGGCGTCGTCGAAGTCATCGAGCGAGCTGAAGGCCTGGTAGACACTCGCGAAACGCAGGTAGGCCACCTCGTCGAGCTCGCGCAGCGGCGGCAGGATGGCGAGGCCGATGTCGTTCGCCTCGATCTGCGAAGCGCCGGTGGAGCGGATGGTCTCTTCCACCTTCTGCGCAAGCACTGCCAGATCGGAGTCAGTGACCGGCCGGCCCTGGCACGCCTTGCGCACGCCGAGCACGATCTTCTCCCGGCTGAACGGCTCCGCGACCCCGCTGCGCTTGATCACGCTGAGGCTGGCGGTCTCCGTCGTGCTGAACCGGCGGCCGCACTCCGGGCACTGCCGGCGACGGCGGATGGAGAGGCCGTCATCACTGGTGCGCGAGTCGATGACACGGGAATCCGGGTGGCGGCAAAAGGGGCAGAACATGGTGCTCCCAGTCTATGCGAGGCGGACGAAGGCCGGTTCGACGCCGGTCAGCGCGGAAAACGCGCTGTGACCGCCTCGCCGTGCGCGGGAAGATCCTCGGCCGTCGACAGCGCGACGATCCGGTCGGCGGCCTCGCCGAGAGCGGCGCGGTCATAGCGAATGACCTGCTGCGGACGCAGGAACGAGTAGGCGCCGAGCCCGGAGGAGAACCGCGCCTGACCGCCGGTGGGGAGCACGTGGTTGGAGCCGGCGAGGTAGTCGCCGAGACTCACCGGGGAGTCGGGCCCGAGGAAGATGGCTCCGGCGTTCTCGATCGCGGCCAGCACGGCGTCGTCGTCGCGGGTCTGGATCTCGAGGTGCTCGGGACCGTAGGCGTTGCTGAACGCAGCGGCGGCTGTGAGATCGTCGACCAGCACGATCGCCGACTGCGGGCCAGAGAGGGCTGTGCGGACGCGCTCCGCGTGCTTGGTGTTCGCGGCGACGGTGGCCAGCTCGGCGGCGACCCGATCGGCGAACTCCGCACTGTCGGTGACCAGCAGCGATGCGGCGGCCTCGTCGTGCTCGGCCTGGCTCACCAGGTCGGCGGCGACGAACCGGGCATCGGCCGTCGCATCCGCGATGACGAGGATCTCGGTGGTCCCCGCTTCCGCATCGATCCCGACCAGACCCCGCACGACCCGCTTGGCCGCAGCCACGTAGATGTTGCCAGGACCGGTGATGACCTGCACGGGTTCGAGATCGAGGTCGGGGACGCCCCACGCGAGCGCACCGATGGCTCCGGCGCCGCCCATGGCATAGACCTCGTCGATGCCGAGCAGACCGGCCGCTCCGAGGATCGTCGGGTGCACCGCTCCGCCGAACTCGCGCTGCGGCGGGCTGACGAGGGCGATGGACGCCACGCCGGCCACCTGTGCCGGCACGACGCTCATCACGACGCTCGAGGGGTAGACGGCTTTGCCGCCTGGAACGTAGAGACCGGCACGCTCGACCGGTTGCCAGCGCTGCACGATCGTCGCCCCGGGCCCGATGACCGTCTCGGCCGGCGCCGGCACCTGCGCGGCCGTCGCCTGACGAACGCGCGCGATGACCGATTCGAGCGCTTCTCGCACGTCGGCAGGAAGCGCGAGCACTGCGGCGTCGATATCGGCCTGCGGCACGCGAACCGACTCGGGGACGACGCCGTCGAACTTCTCCGACTGTTCCGCGAGCGCGGCAGCACCCCGCTCCTTCACTTCGTCGATGAGCTGGGCGGCGACGACCATCGCCGTCGATACGTCGACGACGGGCCGCGGGAGCGAGCGGGCGAAGGCGGCGCGTGTAGGCTGGATTCCGCGGAGATCTGTGGTCTGCATCATGACCAGACCAGCCTATCCGCAACGGGAATAGGCGGGAGCCAGACAAGCTTGATGCATGCGTATGAATGAAGCAGCCCTGCCCCAGGACGCTCGGCCGATCGACAGCGTCGAGCCCGACGTGACCCCGGACCTCGCCGCCTTCCGTCACGCCTTCCGCCGTCACGCGGCCGGCGTCGCCATCATCACGGCACAGCAGCCCGACGGCAGCCCGGTCGGCTTCACGGCCACCTCCCTCGCCTCGCTCGCGGCCGTCCCGCCGCTCGCGACCTTCAACATCGCCCGCTCCGCCTCCAGCTGGCCGGCCATCGCCGAAACCGATCGCGTCGTCATCCACATGCTCGGAGTGCGCAACCGCGCGGTGGCAGAGAAGCTCGCCGGCGACAACGCTCTCCGCTTCGACGGAGACCACTGGTACCGCGGCCCCCACGGTCTCCCTGTCATCAAAGACGTGACCAGCTGGATGGTCGGCCGGATCGTCGAGCGCATCCCCGTGCACAACAACGCGGTCGTCGTGGTGCAGATCGAAGACGGCGCCGTCGGCGAGGATGACGAGGCGCTGCTGTACCACGAGCGCCGCTACCTCACCCCCGGCACCCTCGCCTGAGAGCCGCGGCACACCCGAACCGCGCGAACACGGTCACGGGAAGCGGCCTCAGGCGAGACAATTGGGGCCGAGGAGGCCCTTCAGCTCGCCGAAAAGGTCGGCGCTGACCGTGACCGGTTTGGGAACCTCGAAGACTCGGGCGACCTGACCCTTCACCAGGCGCAACCGCACCTCGTTCTCCCCCGCGTGCCGAGCGAGAACCTCGCTCAGTGTGGTGATCGTGTCTGTCGTCGCCCGCTGATCGGGCATCGTGATCAGGAGCGGGCCGCTGCCCATCGCCTGGCCGAGATCGGGGGTCGTCAGGCTGAACGCGTGCAGGTTCATCCCGTCGTCGCGCATACTGACCCGGCCGCGCACCACGACGATGGAGTCGCCCTGCAGCGACTGCGAATACTCCTGGTAGCCCTTGCCCATGAACATGACGGTGATCTCACCGCCGAAATCCTCGACGGTGATCATGCCGTACTGATTGCCCGAAGCCTTCGCCACGCGGTGCTGCACGCTCGTCACCAGACCGGCGATCGTCACCGTCTCGCCGTCCTGAACAGTATCGGAAGAGATCAGATCGGCGATCGACGTGCTCTGCAGCTTGGCCAGCGGCAGCTCGAGCCCCGCCAGCGGATGGTCGGAGACGTACAGGCCGAGCATCTCGCGCTCGAAGGCGAGCTTGTCCCGTTTCGCCCACTCCGGCCTGTCCGGGATGTGGTGCTGGGTGGAACTCTGCTCGTCTTCGCCCCAGAGACTGTCGAAGTCGAAACCCACATCGCCGTTCGCCTCGTTGCGCTTGATCTTGACCGCCGACTCGACCGCATCCTCGTGCACCTCGACGAGGGAACGCCGGGTCGCACCCAGCGAGTCGAACGCGCCCGCCTTGATGAGCGACTCCACCGTGCGCTTGTTGGCGGCGTGGATGGGCACCTTGCCGAGGAAATCGTGGAAGGAGTCGAAGCGGCCCTTCTCCTCGCGGGCGGCACGGATGCCGTCGACCACGTTCGACCCGACGTT contains the following coding sequences:
- a CDS encoding DUF3043 domain-containing protein — its product is MAKRDNPDTSDAADHVIETAEETAERLAQGKGAPTPTRREQEAARKRPLVPTDRKEAARQARAKTTEAREKARVGMAAGDDRYLTARDKGPQRRYVRDYVDARFNIGEFLIPVMLLVIVLSFLPGYFQVYGLLALWGFFLVAVIDCFILGFLVRRKLGAKFGVSKVERGVRWYAAMRALQLRVIRLPKPQVKRGQFPS
- a CDS encoding quinone-dependent dihydroorotate dehydrogenase, which gives rise to MYRTLFTLVLSKLDPERAHHLAFLVIRALPALGFGRLVRRFTRPDPSLAVDALGLRFDSPFGVAAGFDKDGEGVIGLGQLGFGHVEVGTLTAQAQPGNEKPRLFRLIPDRAVINRMGFNNHGANAAASRLATTAAKRVRPVLGINIGKSRVVAVEDATADYLDSARALAPVADYLVVNVSSPNTPGLRGLQELDLLAPLLEAVKGVAGGTPLLVKIAPDLTDDQVQKIAELVVRIGLAGIIATNTTISREGLRTDSAVVETAGAGGLSGAPLAARSLEVLRLIRSQVPAELCVISVGGVETAADVRARLDAGATLVQGYTAFLYLGPLWARQINRGLANR
- the nrdR gene encoding transcriptional regulator NrdR; amino-acid sequence: MFCPFCRHPDSRVIDSRTSDDGLSIRRRRQCPECGRRFSTTETASLSVIKRSGVAEPFSREKIVLGVRKACQGRPVTDSDLAVLAQKVEETIRSTGASQIEANDIGLAILPPLRELDEVAYLRFASVYQAFSSLDDFDDAIRQLRIEHHSTPVDAEA
- the ctaC gene encoding aa3-type cytochrome oxidase subunit II encodes the protein MRHNRRLRWAAIPIAATLAIVLAGCTQAQLNGFLPGFVEGKEPVTNHTERVSGLWVTSWLVLLIVGVIVWGLIIFAVIVYRRRKGQTGLPVQMRYNMPIEIFYTIVPLILVLGFFAFTARDQDAIEKPYAHPDLTIQVYAKQWAWDFNYTNDDVYDPGIQVQPDDSSATPGAVQEGEIPTLYLPENKKITILLDSRDVIHSFWVPAMLYKKDIIPGQTNKMYFETTGRTGTFVGKCAELCGEYHSAMLFNLKIVPQAEYEAHIKSLRDQGYEGQLGSEYDRNTNLPGTGAPKGNE
- a CDS encoding ribonuclease HI family protein, which codes for MTIVAAADGSALGNPGPAGWAWYVDDATWAAGGWPHGTNNQGELMAVVDLLESTAHVDDDLRILCDSQYVINAVTKWMPGWKRKGWRKADGSPVLNRELLERLDRATQGRRYTFEWVKGHAGHDLNEAADVRARAVATAYQNDAPIPIGPGWPGAIRADANGEVIEGPHAGAPTQSDVTSVPAATAVELDLFGDDLLADESDAEIVTRLERELQEVAVRADSSRVAAILHPAFEEIGRSGRLWGRDATLQALAAEEDPSPVTFEVLGVDRVAGDTILLTTRTTDARGSALRSSLWLRTDGRWRIRFHQGTPEAE
- the hisD gene encoding histidinol dehydrogenase — translated: MMQTTDLRGIQPTRAAFARSLPRPVVDVSTAMVVAAQLIDEVKERGAAALAEQSEKFDGVVPESVRVPQADIDAAVLALPADVREALESVIARVRQATAAQVPAPAETVIGPGATIVQRWQPVERAGLYVPGGKAVYPSSVVMSVVPAQVAGVASIALVSPPQREFGGAVHPTILGAAGLLGIDEVYAMGGAGAIGALAWGVPDLDLEPVQVITGPGNIYVAAAKRVVRGLVGIDAEAGTTEILVIADATADARFVAADLVSQAEHDEAAASLLVTDSAEFADRVAAELATVAANTKHAERVRTALSGPQSAIVLVDDLTAAAAFSNAYGPEHLEIQTRDDDAVLAAIENAGAIFLGPDSPVSLGDYLAGSNHVLPTGGQARFSSGLGAYSFLRPQQVIRYDRAALGEAADRIVALSTAEDLPAHGEAVTARFPR
- a CDS encoding dipeptidase, whose product is MTNHQLASPTESAEAEARIRAGVEQGLPSAIADLGALVRLPSVSWSAFDPAQVAASAAAVAGLLEATGAFESVSIRQAPIGGGAELGQPAVLATRAARNGRPTVLLYAHHDVQPPGKDEDWQTRPFEPTVRGDRLYGRGAADDKAGVMAHVASVRALVGALGPDFDLGLAVFIEGEEEFGSRSFANFLDQNKAELKADVIVVADSDNVDIDTPALTVSLRGNVTFKLTVSTLAHASHSGMFGGAAPDAMLAMVRLLATLHDEDGSVAVDGLTERTDAAEPPVRSEEQFREEAALLDGVTSIGTGPILSRMWSKPTVTVTGIDAPSVANASNTLLPSVAVRISARVAPGQAASDAYKALERHLRANAPFGAHLEIDDVDTGDAFLVDTDGWAASEAKRAMTDAWGKDAVETGVGGSIPFIADLVREFPDAQILVTGVEDPDTRAHSPNESLHLGVFKRAILAEALLLARLDRRSE
- the erpA gene encoding iron-sulfur cluster insertion protein ErpA, whose protein sequence is MTDTTLTASKAHGVGLTDTAATKVRTLLEQEGRDDLRLRVAVQPGGCSGLIYQLYFDERMLDGDATVDFDGVEVIVDKMSVPYLDGASIDFEDTIQKQGFTIDNPNAGGSCACGDSFH
- a CDS encoding flavin reductase family protein, translated to MNEAALPQDARPIDSVEPDVTPDLAAFRHAFRRHAAGVAIITAQQPDGSPVGFTATSLASLAAVPPLATFNIARSASSWPAIAETDRVVIHMLGVRNRAVAEKLAGDNALRFDGDHWYRGPHGLPVIKDVTSWMVGRIVERIPVHNNAVVVVQIEDGAVGEDDEALLYHERRYLTPGTLA
- the ctaD gene encoding aa3-type cytochrome oxidase subunit I, translated to MTTTAPAPAATTAPAPQAAAPLGSSTVERKGNILVNYITSTDHKTIGYMYLITSFIYFLIGGVMALIIRAQLFEPGLEVVQTKEQYNQLFTMHGTIMLLMFATPLFAGFVNVLMPLQIGAPDVAFPRLNALAYWFYSFGSLIAVAGFLTPQGAASFGWFAYAPLSSTTFSPGIGGNLWVVGLALSGFGTILGAVNFITTIITMRAPGMTMFRMPIFTWNALVTSILVLMAFPVLAAALFGLAADRVFDAHIYDAANGGALLWQHLFWFFGHPEVYIIALPFFGIVSEIFPVFSRKPIFGYKTLIYATISIAALSVTVWAHHMYVTGSVLLPWFSLMTMLIAVPTGVKIFNWIGTMWRGSLTFESPMLWSIGFLITFTFGGLTGVILASPPLDFHVSDTYFVVAHFHYVVFGTVVFAMFAGFYFWWPKWTGKMLNDRLGKWHFWLLFIGFHTTFLVQHWLGVVGMPRRYATYLPSDGFTWMNQLSSVGAAILAISMIPFFVNVYLTARNAPKVTVNDPWGYGRSLEWATSCPPPRHNFTSIPRIRSESPAFDLNHPEAGIPIGVGGGKDAPDSPVLDLADDKVK